The genomic stretch TTGATGTCAGCCGGAGGGCAGACACTTGCCCCCAAAATGGTGCCATCACGTTGATCCTGCAGTAGAACAGCGCAGGAAAGGTCCCGCAGGCTCTCTGGTACAGCCAGCATATCAGAGTTCATTTCCGCCAGCGAACGAACCACGTTCACATAAGATAAAGTCTTGCCGGCATTCTTTCCGGAGGTGACTTCCACCGTAATGGGTCCACGCTCAAAGAAAACAACCTGCAAAACAGTATTAGCCTGCTCAGTCAATCTGTCCTGCATAATGGTAAGTGTTGATCTGTCATCAGACAGGCGCGGCGTTGGCAGGGATTGCGATAACTGCCTTGTATTGGCGATTGCCACTTCAAGCGCCTCGGCATCTTCGGCAGACACACCCTGTTGTCCCTGTACCACAGCCTGCGGCGTATAGAGCCACTGGTCCTTCAGCCGCTCAATGTAGAATTTCTGGCGCTGCGTAAACTCTTCCAGAGCAAAGGTATCTGCCCAGCCAAGATAGTCCCAGTATGTCACAGGAAACGTAAGCGCGAGAACATCCGGCCGCTGCGCAATGGCCGAGAGGTTATGATCTCCGGCAGGAGACCGAGGACAAGCCTGACTGGTAAATAGCTCAACGACGGTCAACAAGGCAGACTGATCCTGCGCTCGCACCGGGTGCGCCAGAGCAGCGAAGGTCAAGGCAAGGGCTGGAACGACAGCAAGGATACGCAATACAGTTTTGTTCATAGTGTTTATATTGCACAGCAACTGACTGAAAACATATCAAACGCGCGTGAGAAATATGCCTTATTCACGCCCCAACATAAAAAAAGCCGGGATTGACAACAACCCCGGCCCTAAAAAGCGCTGAATAATCTGGTTGCCCGGTTCAGGCAGCCAGCTTGCGGATCACATAATGCAGGATGCCGCCATGGCGGAAATAATCCAGTTCATCGCCTGTATCGATGCGCGAGAGAAGGTCGATCTCTTTCACGGCACCGTCAGCAAAAGTGATCGTTGCCTTGAGTGTATCGCGCGGCCCCATATCCTCGAGGCCGTGGATTGTGACCTGCTCAGTCCCGGTCATACCAAGAGATTTCCAGCTGTCATCACCGGTAAACTGCAATGGCAGAACACCCATGCCAACAAGGTTTGAACGGTGAATACGTTCAAATGACCCAGCCACAACAGCACGCACACCGAGCAATCTTGTGCCCTTGGCAGCCCAGTCGCGAGAAGACCCCGTGCCATATTGTTCGCCAGCGAAAACGACAAGCGGAACATCATCGGCTTTGTATCTCATAGCCGCGTCATAGATCGACATTTCTTCGCCGGTCGGGGCGTATTTGGTCACGCCACCTTCTGTACCAGGCACCATTTCGTTCTTGATACGGATATTGGCGAAAGTGCCACGCATCATTACTTCGTGATTTCCCCGGCGCGAGCCATAGGAGTTGAAATCGGCAATCGCAACCTGATGGTCCTGCAGATATTCACCCGCCGGACCATCCGCCTTGATTGCACCGGCCGGAGAGATGTGATCCGTTGTGATCGAGTCAGCAAACAGACCGAGGACGCGCGCGCTCTCAATAGGTTTTGTCTCTGACGGCTCCATCTCCATACCGTCAAAGTATGGTGGGTTGGCGATGTAGGTTGAATGCGGCCAGGAATAAGTCTCGTCATTACCGGTATTGATCGCCCGCCATTGCTCATCACCATCAAAGGCATTGGCGTAACGTGCTTCAAACATTGCTGGTGTCACACTACCACGCACAATATCAGCAATTTCCTGATTGGACGGCCAGATGTCCTTCAGGAAAACGTCATTGCCATCCTTATCCTGAGCAATCGGATCGGATGCAAGATTGACATTCATGGACCCGGCGATGGCATAAGCAACGACCAGCGGCGGGGAGGCCAGGAAATTCGCGCGCACATCCTGCGAAATACGGCCCTCGAAGTTGCGATTACCTGACAGAACAGAGGCCACGGCCAGATCGTGTTCATTGATTGCCTTGGAAATCGGAGGTGGCAGTGGACCGGAGTTACCGATACACGTTGTGCAGCCATATCCAACAAGATTGAAGCCGAGGTTATCGAGTTCATCCTGCAGGCCTGCTTTTTCTAGATAATCGGTTACAACCTGCGAGCCGGGCGCGAGGGATGTTTTCACCCATGGCTTGACCTTGAGGCCTAGAGCGTTGGCTTTTTGGGCCACAAGACCCGCTGCGATGAGAACGGAAGGGTTGGATGTGTTCGTACAGGACGTAATCGCAGCAACTGTCACGTCGCCATGCCCGATGTCGAAATCCTCCCCTTCAACAGCTACACGTTTGCCGGCTTCATCCGCTTTTCCATACTCCTTATCCAGAGCAATAGCGAACCCTTCTGGACCATTTTCAAGCAGAATCCGGTCTTGTGGTCTTTTGGGGCCAGCGATAGATGGTTTAACTGATGACAGGTCAAGCTCAAGCGTGTCGGTAAAGACCGGATCGGGTGTACCTGTTTCCCGCCACATGCCCTGCTCCTTGGCATAGGCTTCAACCAGGGCAACGCGGTCTTCCGGCCGGCCGGTAGCTCTGAGATAACGCAGTGTTTCTTCATCAATCGGGAAGAACCCACAGGTCGCACCATATTCCGGCGCCATGTTTGCGATCGTTGCCTGGTCTTCCAGGGTCAGGTTGTCCAGGCCCGGGCCATAAAACTCCACAAACTTGCCAACAACGACTTTCTCGCGCAGCATTTGTACAACTGTCAGCACAAGGTCGGTCGCAGTCGCGCCCTCAGGCATTTTGCCTGTAAACCGGAAACCGATAACCTCCGGGATAAGCATGGAAACCGGCTGGCCAAGCATTGCAGCTTCGGCCTCAATGCCACCAACACCCCAACCAAGAACAGACAGGCCATTGACCATGGTCGTGTGACTGTCCGTACCCACCAGCGTGTCAGGATAAGCGTATGTCTCGCCCCCGGCGTCAGCCGTCCAGATCGTTTGCGCCAGGTTTTCAAGATTAACCTGATGGCAGATACCCGTGCCAGGAGGAACAACGCGGAAGTTGTCAAAAGCACCCTGGCCCCATTTAAGGAAAGTGTAGCGCTCGTTATTACGCTCATATTCCACCGCCACATTCTTGGCGAAGGAATCATCCGCCCCGAAATAATCGACCATAACCGAGTGATCGATAACCAGATCTACAGGTGCCAGTGGATTGATCTTCTCGGCATCCTGCCCGAGATTTTTCATGGCGTCACGCATGGCGGCAAGGTCAACAACCGCCGGCACGCCTGTAAAATCCTGCATCAATACGCGCGCAGGGCGATAAGCGATCTCTTTTTTGTTGTCACCATTATTGGTCAACCAGTCAGAGAAACCCTTCACGTCCTCTGTCGTGACAGAACGGCCATCTTCAAATCGGAGAAGATTTTCCAGAAGCACTTTCAAAGAGAAAGGCAGACGTGAAACATCCCCAATTTTTTCAGTCGCTTTTTTGAGGCTGTAATAGCTGTAGCTTTTGCCGTTGACGTTAAGCTTGGATTTTGTGCCAAGACTGTCCTGACCTGGGATCATGGGTCTCTCCTCTGAAAATGACTACTGGGACTAGCCGGAGGGGCGAGCCGAAAGGCCATACCGGCATAATTTTGGGCCGTTATGACCGAACCAGAGGCCGCAATCAATCGGGCTGTGCAGCAAAAATTCTTCATGACGCTTTTACCAACAATCTACACTGGCAGTGGTGGCAAAAATTGTTTTATGAAACCGGGATGGGGACAGAGACATTCCAGATTTCCTTGCAAATACATGACCTTGGCGTTGAACGCGCCGGGCGGCACATTCTTGCGGGGGTCAATTTCAGCGTTGTGCCCGGCGATGCGCTGGTTTTGCGCGGCACAAACGGCGCTGGCAAAACAAGTCTATTGCGGGCGCTTGCCGGGTTCGCCCGTGTGCAGGAAGGTGAAATCCGGTTTCTGGATGGCCCGGATATCATCCATCGGGAAGATATTGCCGCGACCCACATGCACTATCTGGGGCACGAAAATGGCGTTTCCCTCAAACTCACCGTTCTGGAGAATATCATCTCCTGGTCTCAGTTACTGGCACCACGCAACCGCCATCGTGCCGCCGATATCATTGCGCAGGTTGGTCTTTCTCTGATGGCAAGCGAGCGCGCCAGCCGCTTGTCCGCCGGGCAGAAAAGGCGGCTGGCTTTAGCCCGCCTGCTGATCGCGCCAAGGGCTGTCTGGCTGATGGACGAACCAGCCACAGCGCTGGATGCCGCAGGACAGGAACTGCTCAAAGACGTCTGCCAGCAGCACCGGGCAAAAGGTGGTATTATCGTCCTGACCGCTCACGAAGGCTTCACCCTGCCAAATGCCCAAGGGCTCCATCTGGCTGTTGGGATCCCCGCATGACAAACGCTCTGACGCTTCTTCGACAGGAAATAATGCTGAGGACTCGCGGCAGTGCCGGGCCAGCAGCATTAGGGTTGTTCATCCTTGCAGGTGCCCTTGCCCCCCTGTCACTGGGGACTGATGACATTTTGCTGAGCACCATTGCTCCTGGCCTATTATGGATATTTGCCTGCCTTGCCGCGTTGCTTGGCCTTGAAGGCCTGTTTCAGGATGATCTTTCGGAAGGGCGTTTCGCTGTCCTGAGACTAACGTCACAGCCGCTTTGGCTGGTCTTGCTGGTCATGATGGTCGCTTACTGGCTTGTCGTCTGCGCGCCGGTCCTGCTGGCTGCGGTACCGCTTGGCTTCCTGCTCGGCGCTGATATGTCGACCACCCTGCGGCTGTCTCTGTCACTTGCGTTAGGCACACCATCCCTGGCTTTTATCGGTGCCTGCCTGGCTGCCATATGCGCCGGCCTGCCAAGAGGAACGGGCCTTGTCATTTTCCTTGCTCTGCCTTTCTTTGCCCCAGCCCTGATTTTCGGCGCCAGAGCCGCGACAGGCGGAGACGACATGCTCTCTGCGTTCATGTTCCTCTCGGCCTTCAGCCTGATTGCCGTTGCCACCTGCCCTTTCATTGCGGCAGCCGCCATCAGACAAAATATGGAATAGCTTTAATTTCCAGCTGTCTTGTCGTATTTCTGACAAATGGTTATGCCTAGTTAACCTTCCAAGCGTAGCGTGATAGGCAAATGATTTGCCCGGACTTTCGGAAGTGACAATGAACAAAGTAATTTCGACCAGTATTCTTGCCTTTATCCTGTCAGCTGCCCTGCCCGCTGCTGCACAACAGCCCACAGTCATTGCGACCTATAAAGACTGGATTGTCTACAAGCTGGATCTGGGCGGCGATACTGTGTGTTATGCCGTTACAGAGCCGACTGACAAATCGCCCCGCTCAGTCAATCATGGCGATGTTTTCTTTATGGTCTCAACCTGGTCATCAGGCGTTGCGGAGGGGCAACCAAGTTTTATCGCCGGATATGAACTGCGTGATGCACCTGAACCTGTGGTGCGTATCGGCTCTGACAAGTGGGAAATGTACACTTCAGAGCAGGAAGGCTTTGTTGAACGGGACACCGATGAACGCC from Parvularcula sp. IMCC14364 encodes the following:
- a CDS encoding DUF1223 domain-containing protein, with amino-acid sequence MNKTVLRILAVVPALALTFAALAHPVRAQDQSALLTVVELFTSQACPRSPAGDHNLSAIAQRPDVLALTFPVTYWDYLGWADTFALEEFTQRQKFYIERLKDQWLYTPQAVVQGQQGVSAEDAEALEVAIANTRQLSQSLPTPRLSDDRSTLTIMQDRLTEQANTVLQVVFFERGPITVEVTSGKNAGKTLSYVNVVRSLAEMNSDMLAVPESLRDLSCAVLLQDQRDGTILGASVCPPADIN
- the acnA gene encoding aconitate hydratase AcnA, translating into MIPGQDSLGTKSKLNVNGKSYSYYSLKKATEKIGDVSRLPFSLKVLLENLLRFEDGRSVTTEDVKGFSDWLTNNGDNKKEIAYRPARVLMQDFTGVPAVVDLAAMRDAMKNLGQDAEKINPLAPVDLVIDHSVMVDYFGADDSFAKNVAVEYERNNERYTFLKWGQGAFDNFRVVPPGTGICHQVNLENLAQTIWTADAGGETYAYPDTLVGTDSHTTMVNGLSVLGWGVGGIEAEAAMLGQPVSMLIPEVIGFRFTGKMPEGATATDLVLTVVQMLREKVVVGKFVEFYGPGLDNLTLEDQATIANMAPEYGATCGFFPIDEETLRYLRATGRPEDRVALVEAYAKEQGMWRETGTPDPVFTDTLELDLSSVKPSIAGPKRPQDRILLENGPEGFAIALDKEYGKADEAGKRVAVEGEDFDIGHGDVTVAAITSCTNTSNPSVLIAAGLVAQKANALGLKVKPWVKTSLAPGSQVVTDYLEKAGLQDELDNLGFNLVGYGCTTCIGNSGPLPPPISKAINEHDLAVASVLSGNRNFEGRISQDVRANFLASPPLVVAYAIAGSMNVNLASDPIAQDKDGNDVFLKDIWPSNQEIADIVRGSVTPAMFEARYANAFDGDEQWRAINTGNDETYSWPHSTYIANPPYFDGMEMEPSETKPIESARVLGLFADSITTDHISPAGAIKADGPAGEYLQDHQVAIADFNSYGSRRGNHEVMMRGTFANIRIKNEMVPGTEGGVTKYAPTGEEMSIYDAAMRYKADDVPLVVFAGEQYGTGSSRDWAAKGTRLLGVRAVVAGSFERIHRSNLVGMGVLPLQFTGDDSWKSLGMTGTEQVTIHGLEDMGPRDTLKATITFADGAVKEIDLLSRIDTGDELDYFRHGGILHYVIRKLAA
- the ccmA gene encoding heme ABC exporter ATP-binding protein CcmA is translated as MFYETGMGTETFQISLQIHDLGVERAGRHILAGVNFSVVPGDALVLRGTNGAGKTSLLRALAGFARVQEGEIRFLDGPDIIHREDIAATHMHYLGHENGVSLKLTVLENIISWSQLLAPRNRHRAADIIAQVGLSLMASERASRLSAGQKRRLALARLLIAPRAVWLMDEPATALDAAGQELLKDVCQQHRAKGGIIVLTAHEGFTLPNAQGLHLAVGIPA
- a CDS encoding heme exporter protein CcmB; its protein translation is MTNALTLLRQEIMLRTRGSAGPAALGLFILAGALAPLSLGTDDILLSTIAPGLLWIFACLAALLGLEGLFQDDLSEGRFAVLRLTSQPLWLVLLVMMVAYWLVVCAPVLLAAVPLGFLLGADMSTTLRLSLSLALGTPSLAFIGACLAAICAGLPRGTGLVIFLALPFFAPALIFGARAATGGDDMLSAFMFLSAFSLIAVATCPFIAAAAIRQNME
- a CDS encoding invasion associated locus B family protein — protein: MNKVISTSILAFILSAALPAAAQQPTVIATYKDWIVYKLDLGGDTVCYAVTEPTDKSPRSVNHGDVFFMVSTWSSGVAEGQPSFIAGYELRDAPEPVVRIGSDKWEMYTSEQEGFVERDTDERRLVSAMKRGSDMHVSAISERGTATNYTFSLLGITDSLNRIEKDC